In the Pseudomonas sp. ADAK2 genome, one interval contains:
- a CDS encoding UvrD-helicase domain-containing protein, producing MPQHTPDLPPELRPLSEMPLLKRLAARFFGYGLTQMRAQHRASWLHGQADGFRSGHSAGVDYGFKEGRAEGLEEGRQVLLIRDSRSTEHRAPNVDDNLFDDWRLPLTAEIRKGMKADVARLLPAHAQPSVAQWKMIFSDTPSTSVIAGAGAGKSTTLVLRILLLTHYLGFELSSMTVVTFTRESRKDFINKLIELFALWGRALSLKEARDLVRTFHSRILPMVRSLPGFERLQAFENLSHRTQNGDDEVDSNPFDLRINDAQRQQLNACYHSLFTRNERFRELIQPLSRHALQLKELERDHPDVQKRMAVTELAAKRDEELCDTIEDLWFRAGAWPIKGIEPNRQTFDINGSTFHCHGYIPSLDAWVVLGFDPRENPQVSRPNAKLTVRAEWAVKRTLFQAFCRKPLIWLDSYESSKRVLASLAGDASAGPGFDYKVKGELASAPLLDSFVAAAGFIENLGLDVPDAVGRMNFAKDDPDRFFFEALSLFWRALEDHLLDQKPPVMTYNRMFALFSEHSPENLKLLSDELLRPLSHLMIDEFQDVSPQIVSWIRASLAEIRSRGPAMHVGRGAQRSSLLCVGDDWQSIYGWRGSSPTYFMEFNKEFPSPATTRVMLSDNYRSHQHIIDAAEHIVRAAPAIPGKKAKASGEPKALQPVNVLDRDDQGMAQRLMEHYRKGDSILMLYRKSSDKSLIEQHIQSVVNVDSSLPYEARRLKQLTYHSAKGLQADAVFLLGDCQHLTSSPYKNQVYRMAGLGKAGDSEAYDSAQKDEILRLAYVGITRAVSHCYWYVDAQDTQAVNMPKASDKVVQGKAFFTDHRQGKKSA from the coding sequence GTGCCGCAACACACCCCCGATCTTCCTCCTGAACTTCGTCCCCTGTCCGAGATGCCTTTGCTCAAGCGCCTCGCCGCGCGGTTTTTCGGCTACGGCTTGACTCAAATGCGCGCGCAACACCGTGCGTCGTGGCTGCACGGGCAAGCCGACGGCTTCCGCAGCGGGCACAGCGCCGGGGTGGATTACGGGTTCAAGGAAGGCAGGGCTGAGGGGCTGGAAGAAGGCCGGCAGGTGTTGTTGATCCGAGATTCGCGCTCCACCGAGCACCGTGCGCCGAATGTCGACGACAATCTGTTCGATGACTGGCGCCTGCCGCTAACGGCCGAGATCAGGAAGGGCATGAAGGCCGACGTCGCGCGATTGCTGCCAGCGCACGCCCAGCCCAGCGTCGCGCAATGGAAGATGATCTTCAGCGATACCCCGTCGACTTCGGTGATCGCCGGGGCGGGCGCGGGTAAGTCGACGACCTTGGTGCTGCGCATTCTGCTGCTGACGCACTACTTGGGTTTCGAACTGAGCTCGATGACCGTAGTCACCTTCACCCGCGAGTCGCGCAAGGACTTCATTAATAAGCTGATCGAATTGTTTGCCCTGTGGGGCCGGGCACTCAGCCTGAAAGAAGCGCGGGACCTGGTGCGCACCTTCCACTCGCGGATTCTGCCGATGGTCCGCAGCTTGCCGGGGTTCGAACGCCTGCAAGCCTTTGAAAACCTCAGTCATCGTACGCAAAACGGCGACGATGAGGTCGACAGCAACCCATTCGACCTGCGCATCAATGACGCCCAGCGCCAGCAACTCAACGCCTGCTATCACTCACTGTTCACCCGCAACGAACGATTCCGTGAGCTGATCCAGCCCTTGTCCCGCCACGCCTTACAGCTCAAGGAGCTGGAGCGCGATCACCCGGACGTGCAGAAACGCATGGCGGTGACCGAACTGGCGGCCAAGCGCGACGAAGAGCTCTGCGACACGATAGAAGACCTGTGGTTTCGCGCTGGTGCCTGGCCGATCAAGGGCATCGAACCCAACCGCCAGACGTTCGATATCAACGGCTCGACGTTCCATTGTCATGGCTATATTCCGTCCCTGGACGCTTGGGTGGTTTTGGGTTTCGATCCTCGGGAGAACCCGCAGGTCAGCCGCCCGAATGCCAAGCTGACGGTTCGCGCCGAGTGGGCTGTGAAGCGCACCCTGTTTCAAGCTTTCTGTCGTAAGCCATTGATATGGTTGGATAGTTACGAGTCTTCGAAGCGCGTTTTGGCTTCCCTTGCCGGGGATGCCAGCGCTGGGCCGGGCTTCGATTACAAGGTCAAGGGCGAGTTGGCTTCAGCGCCCTTACTGGACAGTTTTGTCGCCGCCGCCGGGTTTATCGAGAACCTGGGCCTGGACGTTCCGGATGCCGTGGGCCGGATGAATTTTGCCAAGGACGATCCGGACCGGTTTTTCTTCGAGGCCCTGAGTCTCTTCTGGCGTGCGCTGGAAGACCACTTGCTCGATCAAAAGCCCCCGGTAATGACCTACAACCGCATGTTCGCCCTGTTCAGCGAACATTCACCGGAAAATCTCAAGCTGTTGAGTGATGAGCTGCTCAGACCGCTGTCGCACCTGATGATCGACGAATTTCAGGACGTATCGCCGCAGATCGTTTCCTGGATTCGCGCCAGCCTGGCCGAAATCCGTAGCCGTGGCCCGGCGATGCATGTCGGGCGCGGCGCGCAGCGTTCGTCGCTGCTCTGCGTCGGCGATGATTGGCAGTCGATCTACGGCTGGCGCGGCAGTTCGCCGACGTACTTCATGGAGTTCAACAAGGAATTCCCATCGCCAGCCACGACCCGGGTGATGCTCAGCGACAACTACCGCAGCCATCAGCACATCATCGATGCCGCCGAACACATCGTGCGGGCCGCGCCGGCCATCCCCGGCAAGAAGGCCAAGGCCAGTGGCGAGCCCAAGGCGTTGCAGCCGGTCAATGTGCTGGATCGCGACGATCAGGGCATGGCGCAGCGGCTGATGGAGCACTACAGAAAAGGCGATTCGATCCTGATGCTTTATCGAAAAAGTAGCGATAAATCATTGATAGAGCAGCATATTCAGTCTGTAGTTAATGTGGATTCTAGCTTGCCGTACGAAGCTCGACGCCTCAAGCAACTGACCTATCACAGCGCCAAGGGGCTTCAGGCGGACGCGGTGTTCTTGCTCGGTGATTGCCAGCACCTGACCAGTTCGCCCTACAAAAACCAGGTGTATCGCATGGCGGGGCTTGGCAAGGCTGGCGACAGCGAAGCGTATGACAGTGCGCAGAAAGACGAAATTCTGCGGCTGGCCTATGTCGGCATTACCCGGGCGGTAAGTCATTGCTATTGGTATGTCGATGCCCAGGACACCCAAGCCGTCAATATGCCGAAGGCGTCGGACAAGGTCGTTCAGGGCAAGGCGTTCTTCACGGATCATCGGCAAGGTAAAAAATCGGCGTGA
- a CDS encoding pirin family protein — MLELRPFNTLGGAHHGWLDAHHHFSFAEYHDPKRMNWGNLRVWNDDVIAAGTGFPQHPHRDMEIITYVREGAITHQDNLGNKGRTEAGDVQVMSAGTGIAHSEYNLESSETRIFQIWIIPNEAGSAPSWGAKPFPKGQREGFVTLASGKEGDDQSLRIRADARLVAANLKAGESAEYRLDNGRRAYLVPATGVIEVNGLRAQARDGVAVADEQVLRVTAIEDSEIVLVDLA; from the coding sequence ATGCTTGAACTCAGACCTTTCAATACCTTGGGCGGCGCCCACCATGGCTGGTTGGATGCCCATCACCACTTTTCGTTCGCCGAGTACCACGACCCCAAACGCATGAACTGGGGCAACCTGCGAGTGTGGAACGATGACGTGATTGCCGCTGGCACGGGCTTTCCACAGCACCCGCACCGCGACATGGAAATCATCACCTATGTGCGTGAAGGTGCGATCACCCACCAGGACAATCTCGGCAACAAGGGCCGCACCGAAGCGGGCGATGTGCAAGTCATGAGCGCCGGCACCGGGATCGCTCACAGCGAATACAACCTTGAATCCAGCGAAACCCGGATCTTCCAGATCTGGATCATCCCCAACGAGGCCGGTTCGGCACCATCCTGGGGCGCCAAGCCGTTCCCGAAAGGCCAGCGCGAAGGTTTTGTGACCCTGGCCAGCGGCAAGGAAGGCGATGATCAAAGCCTGCGGATTCGCGCCGATGCGCGGTTGGTGGCGGCAAATCTGAAAGCCGGGGAATCGGCGGAATATCGTCTGGACAACGGGCGCCGTGCGTATCTGGTTCCGGCCACTGGAGTGATTGAAGTCAATGGCTTGCGGGCACAAGCTCGAGACGGTGTCGCGGTCGCCGATGAGCAGGTGTTGCGGGTGACGGCGATTGAGGACAGTGAGATTGTGTTGGTGGATTTGGCGTAA
- the pgm gene encoding phosphoglucomutase (alpha-D-glucose-1,6-bisphosphate-dependent), translated as MTISPFAGKPAPAELLVDIPRLVTAYYTGQPDAAISTQRVAFGTSGHRGSSFDLSFNEWHVLAISQAICLYREAQGIDGPLFVGIDTHALSTPAGASALEVLAANGVTVMIAEGDEYTPTPAISHAILCYNRGRTSGLADGIVITPSHNPPQSGGYKYNPTNGGPADTHITKWIEAKANELLGNKLAGVKRISYEQALKASTTHRHDYLNTYVADLINVIDFDAIRDAKLHLGVDPLGGAGVRYWSAIAEHYRLDLEVVNTQVDPTFRFMTVDWDGQIRMDPSSTHAMQGLIGLKDRFDVAFGCDPDHDRHGIVTPSGGLLAPNNYLAVSIDYLFQNRPHWRADAAVGKTVVSSGLIDRVAKRLGRRLYEVPVGFKWFADGLFDGSLGFGGEESAGASFLRKDGGVWSTDKDGLIPALLAAEMTARTGRDPSQAYRALTDELGEPFSVRVDAKANPEQKALLSKLSPEQVTSTQLAGEAIQSILSHAPGNDQAIGGLKVMTENGWFAARPSGTEDIYKIYAESFVSDEHLKQLVAEAQTLVDGAISAK; from the coding sequence ATGACAATCAGTCCTTTTGCGGGCAAACCGGCACCGGCAGAATTGTTGGTCGACATCCCGCGACTGGTTACGGCCTATTACACCGGCCAGCCTGATGCCGCCATCTCTACCCAGCGCGTTGCCTTCGGCACGTCCGGTCACCGAGGCAGCTCGTTCGACTTGAGTTTCAACGAGTGGCACGTTCTGGCGATCAGCCAGGCCATCTGCCTGTACCGTGAGGCCCAGGGCATTGACGGCCCACTGTTTGTCGGCATCGACACCCATGCGCTGTCGACCCCGGCCGGTGCGAGCGCCCTCGAAGTGCTGGCGGCCAACGGCGTCACCGTGATGATCGCCGAAGGCGACGAGTACACGCCGACCCCGGCCATTTCCCATGCGATTCTTTGCTACAACCGTGGCCGCACCTCGGGCCTGGCGGACGGTATCGTCATTACGCCGTCCCACAACCCGCCACAAAGCGGCGGCTACAAATACAACCCAACCAACGGTGGCCCGGCCGATACCCACATCACCAAGTGGATCGAAGCCAAGGCCAACGAGCTGCTGGGCAACAAGCTGGCTGGCGTCAAGCGCATCAGTTACGAGCAGGCACTGAAGGCCAGCACCACCCATCGTCACGACTACCTCAACACCTATGTCGCCGACCTGATCAACGTGATCGACTTCGACGCCATTCGCGACGCCAAGCTGCACCTGGGTGTCGATCCGCTGGGCGGAGCAGGGGTGCGCTACTGGTCGGCGATTGCCGAGCATTACCGCCTCGATCTGGAAGTGGTCAACACCCAGGTCGATCCAACGTTCCGCTTCATGACCGTCGATTGGGATGGCCAGATCCGCATGGACCCATCGTCCACCCACGCCATGCAAGGGTTGATCGGTCTGAAAGATCGCTTCGACGTGGCCTTCGGCTGCGACCCGGATCATGACCGTCATGGCATCGTTACCCCGTCCGGTGGCCTGTTGGCGCCGAACAACTACCTCGCGGTGTCCATCGACTACCTGTTCCAGAATCGCCCGCACTGGCGTGCCGATGCCGCCGTGGGTAAAACCGTGGTCAGCAGTGGCTTGATCGATCGCGTGGCCAAGCGCCTGGGTCGTCGCCTGTACGAAGTGCCGGTCGGCTTCAAATGGTTCGCCGACGGCTTGTTCGACGGTTCCCTGGGTTTTGGCGGCGAAGAGAGCGCTGGCGCCTCGTTCCTGCGCAAGGACGGCGGCGTCTGGAGCACCGACAAGGACGGTCTGATCCCGGCCTTGTTGGCGGCAGAAATGACCGCACGCACCGGTCGCGACCCAAGCCAGGCCTATCGCGCCCTGACGGATGAGCTGGGCGAGCCGTTCTCGGTACGGGTCGATGCCAAGGCCAACCCTGAGCAGAAAGCGCTGCTGAGCAAGTTGTCCCCGGAACAAGTGACCTCGACCCAACTGGCTGGCGAAGCGATCCAGAGCATCCTCAGCCATGCGCCGGGCAACGACCAGGCCATCGGCGGCTTGAAAGTCATGACCGAGAACGGCTGGTTTGCGGCGCGTCCGTCGGGCACCGAAGACATCTACAAGATCTATGCGGAAAGCTTCGTCAGCGACGAGCATCTCAAGCAGTTGGTGGCTGAGGCCCAGACGTTGGTGGATGGCGCTATTTCCGCGAAGTGA
- a CDS encoding aminotransferase-like domain-containing protein yields the protein MKGPRETDFAYQAVYRYLTHLIHKPGCGTPIRLPSLRQLAVRLNVSISTIQYAYSLLEKEGRVYSVAKSGYYSLPVTAIGPLTSGNDLLECVYANARRPEMLVLSADEPALLQPLDSPLLMLERELLRQYPRQPTLAAQPCGELELRTALAARYTTSPARCWHADEVYIGADLRGVLEILIAVLGLKGTTVVVESPCDWVILRLFEAAGVRVVELPLQACGALDPDQFKDVLETRPVRLVVLSSGLSMPRGSRIPDDNRQSIARLLARHGSWVLENDSHGELGFEPDGPKFRELLDPDRLIVFSTFEKFLGPEAPYGYLLSRPLGDELQRHFLLRAFRLSPIRQKAIARLYSNGRIDQHLQVLRRLLKERQMQMTQLLHERLGDALQLVEPQGGATIWARSLRQVDVRRVFRRLLKQQVVIAPGELFSLQGLYGQHLRLSHTFSGDHDPGVALGLLGDALRLESVD from the coding sequence ATGAAAGGACCCAGAGAAACCGATTTTGCTTACCAGGCGGTTTACCGATACCTGACGCACCTCATCCACAAGCCGGGCTGCGGTACCCCCATTCGCTTGCCTTCATTAAGGCAGTTGGCGGTGCGCCTGAATGTGTCGATCTCAACCATCCAGTACGCTTATTCGTTGCTGGAGAAGGAGGGCAGGGTCTACTCGGTAGCCAAGTCCGGCTATTACTCCCTGCCGGTTACTGCCATTGGTCCACTGACCAGCGGCAATGATTTGCTTGAGTGTGTCTATGCCAATGCACGGCGTCCGGAAATGCTGGTGTTGAGCGCCGATGAGCCGGCCTTGTTGCAGCCGCTGGACAGCCCTTTACTGATGTTGGAGCGGGAGTTGCTGCGCCAATACCCGCGTCAGCCGACATTGGCGGCGCAACCCTGCGGCGAGCTGGAACTGCGCACGGCCCTCGCGGCGCGCTACACCACGTCACCGGCGCGTTGCTGGCATGCCGATGAGGTGTACATCGGCGCCGACCTGCGAGGGGTGCTGGAAATACTGATCGCCGTCCTCGGTCTCAAGGGCACCACCGTGGTGGTCGAGTCGCCCTGCGACTGGGTCATTCTGCGCTTGTTCGAGGCGGCGGGTGTGCGGGTGGTCGAGTTGCCGTTGCAAGCCTGCGGCGCGCTGGACCCGGACCAGTTCAAGGATGTGCTGGAGACCCGGCCGGTGCGGCTGGTCGTGCTGTCGTCAGGGCTGAGCATGCCACGCGGTAGCCGGATCCCGGATGACAACCGACAGTCAATCGCCCGGCTGTTGGCGCGGCATGGCAGTTGGGTGTTGGAAAACGATAGTCATGGCGAACTGGGTTTCGAGCCCGACGGCCCGAAGTTTCGTGAACTTCTGGACCCTGACCGGCTGATCGTGTTCTCCACCTTCGAGAAATTCCTCGGGCCGGAGGCACCCTACGGCTATCTGCTCTCGCGCCCCCTGGGTGATGAGTTGCAGCGGCATTTTTTGCTGCGCGCTTTTCGCCTGTCGCCGATTCGCCAGAAAGCCATCGCACGTCTGTACAGCAATGGACGTATCGACCAGCACCTGCAAGTACTCAGGCGCTTGCTCAAGGAACGCCAGATGCAGATGACCCAGCTCTTGCACGAGCGCCTGGGCGATGCCTTGCAACTGGTGGAGCCGCAGGGCGGGGCGACGATCTGGGCGCGCTCGTTGCGTCAGGTCGATGTGCGCCGGGTGTTCCGGCGTTTGCTCAAGCAACAGGTGGTGATTGCACCGGGCGAGCTGTTCAGCCTGCAAGGCCTGTACGGTCAGCACTTGCGCCTGAGTCATACATTCAGTGGTGATCATGATCCGGGAGTTGCCCTGGGTTTGCTGGGGGATGCGCTGCGTCTGGAGTCGGTTGATTGA
- a CDS encoding zinc-dependent alcohol dehydrogenase family protein, with translation MSRTIRFHKFGPAEVLKCEEHAAALPAPGEVQVRVEAIGISWYDILWRQNLASSHARLPSGLGHEMAGVVTAVGDGVDDLAVGDKVASFPAESPNDYPVYGEQIVLPRSALTRYPDVLSPIEASVHYTPLLIAYFAYVDLARVKPGQFALVTDASHCAGPSFVQLGKALGVRVIAATKTAEERENLLSLGAEKVIVTEEQDLLMQINKITDNRGVDVVFDGLGGPQMSLLGDVLAPRGSLVLYGLQGGNQTPFPACAAFQKNIQFFVHCIGNFTGKPELGIVQDQVALQRALRDINQLTADRVLLPLKTRVFPFAEFVEAHRYMDECPCRERVALQVEPA, from the coding sequence ATGTCCCGCACGATCCGTTTTCACAAGTTTGGTCCAGCCGAGGTGCTCAAATGCGAAGAGCATGCGGCCGCTCTGCCTGCACCAGGTGAAGTGCAGGTGCGCGTCGAAGCAATCGGCATCAGCTGGTACGACATTCTCTGGCGCCAGAACCTGGCGTCGTCCCACGCTCGTCTGCCTTCAGGCCTTGGCCATGAAATGGCCGGTGTCGTGACGGCGGTCGGCGACGGTGTCGACGACCTGGCGGTGGGTGACAAGGTCGCCAGCTTCCCGGCAGAAAGCCCTAACGATTATCCGGTCTACGGCGAACAGATTGTTCTGCCGCGCTCGGCACTGACCCGGTACCCGGACGTGCTCAGCCCGATCGAGGCCAGCGTGCATTACACGCCGCTGCTGATCGCCTACTTTGCCTACGTCGATCTGGCGCGGGTCAAACCCGGTCAGTTCGCCCTGGTGACCGACGCAAGCCATTGCGCAGGGCCGTCCTTCGTACAACTGGGCAAAGCCTTGGGTGTACGGGTGATCGCCGCGACCAAGACTGCAGAAGAGCGTGAAAACCTGCTGTCCCTCGGCGCCGAGAAAGTCATCGTCACCGAAGAACAGGATCTGCTGATGCAGATCAACAAAATCACCGACAACCGTGGCGTCGACGTGGTGTTCGACGGTCTCGGCGGGCCACAGATGTCACTGCTCGGCGACGTGCTCGCACCCCGTGGCAGCCTGGTGCTCTACGGCCTGCAAGGTGGCAACCAGACGCCATTCCCGGCCTGTGCGGCGTTCCAGAAGAACATTCAGTTCTTCGTGCACTGCATCGGTAACTTCACCGGCAAGCCGGAGCTGGGTATCGTTCAGGACCAGGTGGCGTTGCAACGAGCGTTGCGCGACATCAATCAGCTGACCGCCGACCGCGTGCTGCTGCCGCTCAAGACTCGGGTCTTCCCGTTTGCCGAGTTTGTCGAAGCCCACCGCTACATGGACGAATGCCCATGCCGCGAACGGGTCGCCCTTCAGGTCGAGCCTGCGTAA
- a CDS encoding LysR family transcriptional regulator codes for MNRNDLRRVDLNLLIVFETLMHERSVTRAAEKLFLGQPAISAALSRLRGLFDDPLFVRTGRSMEPSARAVEIFALLSPALDSISTAVSRAAEFDPATSTAVFRIGLSDDVEFALLPMLLKRLRAESPGIVLVVRRANYILMPSLLASGEISIGVSYTADLPANAKRKVLRRSMPKLLRADTVPGPLSLDDFCARPHALVSFAGDLSGFIDEELEKLGRKRHVVLAVPQFNGLSTLISGTDIVATVPDYTAEALTAAGGVRAEDPPLPTRSFELHMAWRGSQDNDPGERWLRSRIQMFFGDPDSLQ; via the coding sequence ATGAATCGTAATGACCTGCGTCGTGTCGACCTGAACCTGTTGATCGTATTCGAAACACTGATGCACGAACGCAGCGTGACCCGCGCGGCGGAAAAACTGTTCCTCGGCCAACCCGCCATCAGTGCGGCGCTCTCGCGTCTGCGCGGGTTGTTCGACGACCCGTTGTTCGTGCGCACCGGCCGCAGCATGGAGCCTTCCGCCCGGGCGGTGGAGATCTTCGCCCTGCTCTCCCCGGCCCTGGACTCGATTTCCACAGCGGTCAGCCGTGCGGCGGAATTCGATCCGGCCACCAGCACCGCGGTGTTCCGCATCGGCCTGTCGGACGACGTGGAATTCGCCTTGCTGCCCATGCTGCTCAAACGCCTGCGCGCCGAATCACCGGGTATCGTGCTGGTGGTGCGGCGGGCCAACTACATTCTGATGCCGAGCTTGCTGGCCTCCGGCGAAATCTCGATCGGCGTCAGCTACACCGCCGACCTGCCGGCCAACGCCAAGCGCAAGGTACTGCGCCGCAGCATGCCGAAGCTGTTACGGGCCGATACCGTGCCCGGGCCGCTGAGCCTCGACGACTTCTGCGCACGACCTCATGCGCTGGTGTCATTCGCCGGCGACCTGAGTGGCTTTATAGATGAAGAACTCGAGAAGCTTGGGCGCAAGCGCCATGTGGTGCTCGCCGTGCCGCAGTTCAACGGTCTGAGCACGCTCATCAGCGGCACTGATATTGTCGCCACCGTGCCGGACTACACCGCTGAAGCCTTGACTGCGGCTGGCGGTGTCCGGGCTGAAGACCCGCCGCTGCCGACGCGCAGTTTTGAACTGCACATGGCCTGGCGCGGGTCGCAGGATAACGATCCGGGCGAGCGTTGGTTGCGGTCCAGGATCCAGATGTTCTTCGGGGACCCGGACAGTCTCCAATAG
- a CDS encoding DUF4190 domain-containing protein — translation MTMVFCRACAKEIHETAPACPQCGASQPVALAATPGIGSPWLAILSLILGIICLLTLLDDSEWDRDTVVGMSTFSVAGLVCGIISINQKKPGNNLAIAGVILSAIATLVFIGLSLD, via the coding sequence ATGACAATGGTATTTTGTCGCGCATGCGCCAAGGAAATTCACGAGACGGCCCCAGCGTGCCCCCAATGCGGAGCGAGCCAACCAGTTGCCCTGGCGGCAACCCCTGGCATCGGTTCACCGTGGCTGGCCATCCTCTCGCTGATATTGGGCATCATCTGCTTACTCACCCTGCTTGATGACTCCGAATGGGATAGAGATACCGTCGTCGGCATGAGCACTTTTTCCGTCGCCGGTCTCGTTTGCGGGATCATCAGCATCAACCAGAAAAAACCAGGAAATAACTTGGCAATCGCCGGCGTTATCTTGTCGGCTATTGCGACGCTTGTTTTCATCGGACTGTCATTAGACTAA
- a CDS encoding DUF805 domain-containing protein: MSMVFCRGCAKEISTLAKACPQCGAPQASEQAFTAPNAGAAQGNPYIEVLKKYAVFSGRASRREYWMFILINVAIGIGFMVIDALLGTKGILNNIYSLAVFLPGLGAAIRRMHDTDRSGWWILLPIVNIVFLAQDSTPGVNRFGPNPKGIN; the protein is encoded by the coding sequence ATGAGCATGGTTTTTTGTCGTGGTTGTGCCAAGGAAATCAGTACCCTGGCCAAAGCCTGTCCGCAATGCGGCGCGCCGCAAGCGAGCGAGCAAGCCTTTACAGCGCCAAACGCTGGTGCGGCGCAAGGTAATCCTTACATTGAAGTATTGAAGAAATATGCTGTGTTCAGCGGCCGCGCAAGCCGCCGGGAATACTGGATGTTTATTCTGATCAACGTTGCGATCGGTATCGGCTTCATGGTTATCGACGCCTTGTTGGGCACCAAAGGGATCCTCAACAATATTTATAGCCTGGCAGTGTTCCTCCCGGGTCTCGGTGCGGCCATTCGCCGGATGCACGACACTGATCGCAGTGGCTGGTGGATCTTGCTGCCGATCGTGAACATTGTTTTCCTGGCCCAGGACAGCACCCCTGGCGTCAACCGCTTCGGTCCGAACCCTAAAGGGATCAACTGA